In Ostrea edulis chromosome 4, xbOstEdul1.1, whole genome shotgun sequence, a single window of DNA contains:
- the LOC125672119 gene encoding NAD-dependent protein deacetylase Sirt6-like has product MASKDVMGHCCFIECKRDPLLITDGRTDVRAYCVDKCEQKGFKVKWDENGMAMFHIDCWNSLWRSACAKSPSSIIVVLPEMEKDMIREAAKTAETHHSLKKIKEEGERIAQLIKKSNYCIAFTGAGISTAAGIGDFRGIHGKWTTQDKVKQYGQRGLSKKGGYRLADLRPTYTHEALLKLVELGYIKYVISQNTDGLHRLSGIQESMISELHGNAFLEKCEKCGKRYEKNTRCKAQSTSVPPKVCERCHINHRTGGVCMNQKCGGYLMNTIINFGDYLEEDVLGNAVHHAERADLVITLGSTLQVSPANSLVEMGEKPTRLVICNRQGTPYDAVCCDMEEDGRSMLGSRVFGDCDKLMSDIMRHMLSKEELQDWEGRREERLVTYDLKRKL; this is encoded by the exons ATGGCAAGCAAAGACGTAATGGGGCATTGTTGTTTCATTGAATGCAAAAGGGATCCACTTTTGATTACAGACGGGCGGACGGATGTAAGAGCATACTGCGTAGATAAATGTGAACAGAAAG GATTCAAAGTCAAGTGGGATGAAAATGGAATGGCCATGTTCCATATCGACTGTTGGAATTCTCTGTGGAGATCGGCCTGTGCGAAAAGCCCATCCAGCATCATCGTAGTTCTGCCGGAAATGGAGAAAGACATGATACGCGAAGCCGCTAAAACTGCAGAAACTCACCATTCCTTAAAAAAGATCAAGGAGGAGGGCGAACGAATTGCTCAACTCATCAAAAAATCTAACTATTGCATCGCCTTCACTG GTGCTGGAATATCAACAGCGGCCGGAATTGGGGACTTTCGAGGAATTCACGGCAAATGGACCACGCAAGACAAAGTCAAACAATACG GTCAAAGGGGTTTATCTAAAAAAGGAGGCTACAGACTTGCAGACTTACGTCCTACGTACACACACGAGGCCTTGTTAAAACTAGTGGagctgggatatatcaaatatgtCATCAGTCAAAACACAGACGGCTTGCACAGACTTTCCGGAATACAAGAATCCATGATATCTGAACTACACGGTAATGCATTTTTGGAGAAATGCGAAAAATGCGGCAAACGTTATGAGAAGAATACCAGATGTAAGGCACAGTCTACCTCTGTTCCTCCCAAAGTGTGCGAGCGGTGCCACATAAATCACCGAACCGGGGGCGTGTGCATGAACCAG AAATGTGGAGGGTATCTGATGAACACAATCATCAACTTCGGAGATTACTTGGAGGAAGATGTACTAGGGAACGCAGTCCACCACGCAGAACGGGCGGATCTCGTCATAACTCTTGGATCCACACTTCAAGTCTCCCCAGCGAACTCTTTGGTGGAAATGGGGGAAAAACCAACCCGTCTAGTTATTTGTAACAG ACAAGGCACCCCCTATGACGCCGTCTGTTGTGACATGGAGGAGGATGGAAGGTCTATGCTAGGGTCCCGCGTGTTTGGCGACTGTGATAAATTGATGTCAGATATTATGAGACATATGCTTTCGAAAGAGGAACTGCAAGATTGGGAAGGACGGCGTGAAGAGAGACTAGTCACCTACGATCTGAAACGCAAATTGTAG
- the LOC125672122 gene encoding enkurin domain-containing protein 1-like, whose product MHGGGMMMVTGSSYGQMPYGGRSESRMRDHLSENVKRMRQIQRQSREREASAHQPVKALWKSEKYSGITSKIKEDIQRPPSAPRPKSATFLRAHSRTGPSIKNISRPCTPDPPAEKLTVPPARCSSEIKFNRNDVDFIRVNGISAKHQTIKRSPSVNALDDLKKKEEEEYNKHRRGAVPKYLQVRKEQWKKTEEDRVANTPDPEMPPGHRLLPEKERHETLKLLLTKEKELVNELSALPLRMDTFRIRSQKQELEGKIAEIDEAKKIFNRPKVFVKVNS is encoded by the exons ATGCATGGGGGAGGTATGATGATGGTTACTGGTAGTAGCTATGGGCAAATGCCATATGGAGGACGCTCAG AGAGTAGAATGCGGGaccatttgagtgaaaatgtGAAGAGGATGAGGCAAATTCAGAGACAGTCCAGAGAAAGAGAAGCCAGTGCACACCAACCAGTTAAAGCTTTATGGAAATCTGAAAAATATAGTGGGATTACATCAAAAATCAAGGAAGATATACAG AGGCCTCCATCTGCTCCAAGGCCAAAGTCTGCTACATTTCTCCGAGCACACTCAAGAACAGGTCCTTCGATCAAAAACATCTCTCGCCCCTGCACCCCGGACCCTCCAGCAGAAAAATTGACTGTTCCTCCAGCCAGGTGTTCAAGTGAA ATTAAATTTAATAGAAATGATGTAGACTTTATCAGAGTCAATGGAATATCAGCAAAGCATCAAACAATAAAGAGAAGTCCTAGTGTGAATGCTTTGGATGACctgaagaaaaaagaagaagaagagtaCAATAAGCATCGCAGAGGAGCTGTCCCGAAATA TCTCCAAGTACGCAAGGAGCAGTGGAAGAAAACAGAAGAGGACCGGGTAGCTAATACCCCTGACCCCGAGATGCCCCCAGGTCACCGTCTGCTGCCAGAGAAAGAACGACATGAAACGCTCAAACTTCTGCTAACAA AGGAAAAGGAGCTTGTGAATGAGTTAAGTGCTCTACCACTCCGCATGGACACTTTCAGAATCAGGTCACAGAAACAGGAACTAGAGGGGAAAATAGCAGAAATTGATGAAGCGAAGAAAATATTCAACCGTCCAAAAGTGTTTGTAAAGGTTAACAGCTGA